The DNA window GGAGGTACATTGTGTAATTGATACTGAGTTTTCTGTGTTTTCCTATGGTTACAGACATATCTTCAGTCTCTTACCATTAGGCTTGAGGAAATGAGAGTGAAAAGGCGTGATTCAGAACAGTGGATGCATCATCGCTTGCTCCCACAAGATCTTAGAGAGCGTGTGAGACGTTATGATCAATATAAGTGGTTGGCAACACGTGGTGTAGATGAAGAAAACTTGGTTCAGAGTCTACCAAAGGATCTGCGAAGAGATATTAAGCGACATCTTTGTCTAGCTTTAGTGAGGAGGGTATGCTGTCTAACACTAAACGTTTTGCAGAACACCACCTCTATCCTAAACCTTTTACTAAAAGGTTGACAGACAAACAACcaaaaaattatacttaaatGAGACCAAAAATTTATAGCGCGACACGAACTAACCTGTGGTTTTGTTATTTACAGCTAACTAACCATagctaaaaatttaattatacccTCTCTGTGGCTGTTATGATTCACATTTTGAGTTCCTTAAGACATTAACCATCCTGAGATCGTTTGGATTTGGTCTCTCAGATTAGTTTGCCAATTGTGGTCGAGCATCCTAACatgtctttctttctttttctcttcatcGCCGTCTTCTTTCCCCCCTCTTGAAATGttagtttattaattgcttCTTATGTATTTGTAGGTTCCTCTATTTGAGAGTATGGATGAGAGATTGCTTGATGCCATATGTGAGAGACTGAAACCATGTTTATTTACAGAGAATACATACATTGTCCGCGAAGGAGATCCAGTTGATGAGATGCTTTTCATTATACGAGGTCGCCTTGAGAGTGTCACCACAGATGGTGGGAGAAGTGGATTTTTCAACCGTGGTTTTCTAAAAGAGGCTGACTTCTGTGGTGAGGAACTCTTGACCTGGGCACTGGATCCCAGATCTGGCTCTAATCTCCCATCTTCTACTAGAACAGTTAAGGCATTGACtgaggtagaagcttttgccttaACTGCTGATGAGTTAAAGTTTGTAGCCAGTCAGTTTAGGCGCCTTCACAGTAGACAGGTGCAGCACACTTTCCGTTTTTACTCCCAACAATGGAGGACTTGGGCTGCGTGCTTTATTCAAGCAGCGTGGCGCCGATATTCTAAAAAGAAACTTATGAAGCTTCGCCAGAAGGAAGAAGATCCCGATGAGTCAGAAGGAACTCAAAACAATGCTGGTGGCACTTCATACAGCCTCGGTGCTGCCTTGTTAGCCTCAAAATTTGCTGCGCACACTCTTCGAGGCGTACAACGCAATCGAAATGCCAGGACTGCCAGGGAGTTGGTGAAACTACAGAAACCACCAGAACCTGATTTTACAGCAGATGATGCAGACTAACATTTCATATATGACTCTCTTGAAATGCTTGTTCACATAGACCATAATGATTGAAACTTGTGAAGATAGATCAAAAGCTATGTATTATACAATTGTATTCCGTTTTGGGCTGTGAGGGTTGCAAGAGTTGTAACTACTGTGGTatgtaaattaaatattaaaccaACTTTGTCATATTAGGCTTGCCACAGAGCATGTAAAATGATGCAAGTGTATTGTTCTCAATACTATTTATCATGTTATTGGATGGCAGAACCGTAGGCTGGTCACTCCGTCTAATTTGTCTGTCTGTATGTCATGGAAGTGATATGCTTATGGACTTATGGTTCTGTCTCACTTTTGTAATTGACAATATTAAGATgctattttagtattttctgTCCAAATGTCCAATTATTTGCGGGGATATTGCAGTTATAACACAACGTAAAACCATTATGAAAGTATCAGATTATTGCAGTGATTTTGTGTTGCTGCAAATTCTGGACTTTCTATAGCTGTATAGTTTTCATTAGTTATAATTGTAGGTTTAGTAACATTTCTGCTTTCATTTTCATATATCTATGTATCTGGCAGGTGTATGATCCTAATTAATGAAAATCTTCCGGGGGGAAAAAGCTACCACAACACAGAAGGAACCCACTGTAAGTAAGAGTATAATATATGATACTGAAAGTTTACATGGGCAAACATTAGTCAAATTTAACTGATGAATAGATGAGCCTTGTGAAGCTGAAGCATGTGCAGAAACCGATAGCGCCGGTCAACACAGAGAAAGCATATGAAAGCAGCAGCATGTACCCAAAATACAAGACTAAAGATGCTGGTTTTGTGATTTCAGTCTTGAAGAACAAGAAATAAACAGCATATAGGAAAAGGTAGAGTGCAGAGGAAGCTGAAGTCAGGTATGATCTCCACCACCAGTGGTAGTCTTCGCTACGCAGCTGGAAGTAGCATTGAACGATGGAGACCTCAGCACAAGTAACAATGAGGATCGCAAACATGATAGACAAGAAGCTGTATATGCGATGAAACTCAAAATACCAGATTGATACAAGAATGAAGAAAAACTCTATAAAGACTGCAGCGAATGGGAGAAAGCCTCCAATGAGAATAGAGAGGACTTGGTTCTTGTACCAAGGCTGCTCCGGTATCTGCCTTGCTATCTTGCGTGTCCTTACAGGATCCTGCATCGCCGGCTTCCTAAAACCAGCATAGCCACCAATGAAGGCAAGTGGCACTGAGATTCCAAACAATAAGAAAACAAGAAGCAACATTGTTCCCAATGGCATGGCCCTGGAAGATCCTTGGAACCAAACAAGAGCATTCAGCAAAAAGAATACAGCAAATGCAGTAGCTGGAAACATCAAAGCTGTGCTGAGAGTGATTCTTTTCCATTCTGTCCCGTCGAACTTCTTATAGAGGCGCACCGAAGTGTATCCGGCTACTGGCCCCATAAGTATCCAGTGGAACAGCATTAATCTGATCAATCTCCTTCCGTTTGAGGGAGATAGAATTCCAAGAGCAGCCAAGACCACAGTGACAAGAACTGTTCCGAATAACTGAACTCCTGTTCCAACATATACACAGAGTAAGTCTGAGTTTGATGGAGGCCTAAACACATCACCATGGACTACTTTCCACCCTGTCTCTTCCTGTGCTTCTTCTTGTGTCTGTAACTGATTGTACTTTGAGATGTCGCGGTAAATTGTCCGCAGCATTATCATGGCCACCATGCCAGATAGGAATAGTACAATTGTCAAGGACTTAACAGTCCAAAACCAGTCACCAACCTTTGGAAGATACATATCCGAGTGAGATTCCCGTTTCAGATCACTGGCCtgcaaagaaaattaaaacttgaTGCAATCAATAGAAGAAGAAAGCAGTTACTATTATGATTGAATGGTGATCACTGATTACTGACTAACCTCAAACTCAACATCATATGTAAAAATGATTTCATTCCTGTCTTTAACCTCTTGAGGTGATCCATATGTATTTGGTTCACCACAGGTGGTTAAGTGAGTGTGAGTCCATATTCCATCATATTCATGCTTCACACTGAATTCATAGAACTATTTACAATTTACCAACTTATTAACCATGATATTTATATCAGCAAGTAAAGAAGAATTATAATACAACCTGAAAGGTTTGATCTCGAAGCCTACAATCTTTGACAAGTTCTTTATTGGATCTTCATGATACTTGACTACAAAAGTTAAATGGTTTTGGATAAAATACTTCACCTCCTTGCTCTGCCAACAATTGAGTGCTTGTCAATCAGATCcatgatttaaaaataatgaatggTCGGCGAGCATGTACTTACTCCGGCATACATTCCTGTAAAACCAATGGGGAAGCCATGGCTATACAGAATGGAAGATTCATCGGGAAATGATATTCCTCTAACCAAGGGAAGATTGTCCAAAATCCTGCAAGAATGCAAGGAAAGGTTATCTATCATCTTGTAACAAAGACATAAATGAAATAAAGTTTGATCATGATTAAGGCAATCAGTGTCTCACATGTTCACCCGATATTCATCCTTTATCTTTTCCTTGAATTCTTTGGCTGTTTTCGTGTCGAGAACTATACGACACACAATCTTGCATTTCTGTGGTTCTCTCATCCTAAACTGAaagcataaaaaaattgtttcaaTGCTTTACTAGTTGAATATGGTAAACAAACGATTGAAAGTTACAAGCTGTGCAACCAGTACTTGACCAACCAGATAGGGAGAGTTTTGAATGAGTTCACCCTGAATAACTTCCCCAAGAGTCTCTGCAGAGTCAACAACCTGATCTGGATGACAATAAGGCAGTGAGTAGTAAGAGTACGGAAGATGTGTTTTTGTGGAAGTCAGTTCCTTCACTTTCACCATCAATGGATCACCCTGTCACCAATGATATCAATATCATGATTAAGAAAAATTATCACCATTTCTTTGACAAGCTTAGGTGCTTTGTAAGATAGAATGGAAATTATTCTTAAATAGCCATGAACAATTCAGAACTTCTTCATatgtattgaaaatttaaagcATTGATGCACTACAATAGTACAAGAATATCCAAAGTCAACAAAGGTAGAGAGACCTATAAAATTAAGACTACCTAAGATTCATCTGACCCAAGATTCACCGAAGAGAAAATGAATTAATAATGGTTGAAAAGAATACAAATTTGAAGATCCAAActccaaagaaaagaaagggagtAACCTTGTGGAAGTCTTGAGGTGCAACATCAAAGAGGTAAAAACATGAAGCATGGTAAGCGAAGAGCAGAACAAAAGTGCAGAGTGAGATGCATAGTTGAGGAAGGAGAGTTCCTCTTGCCATTGTTACCAACACC is part of the Arachis duranensis cultivar V14167 chromosome 1, aradu.V14167.gnm2.J7QH, whole genome shotgun sequence genome and encodes:
- the LOC107459244 gene encoding transmembrane 9 superfamily member 10 isoform X1 is translated as MARGTLLPQLCISLCTFVLLFAYHASCFYLFDVAPQDFHKGDPLMVKVKELTSTKTHLPYSYYSLPYCHPDQVVDSAETLGEVIQGELIQNSPYLVGQFRMREPQKCKIVCRIVLDTKTAKEFKEKIKDEYRVNMILDNLPLVRGISFPDESSILYSHGFPIGFTGMYAGSKEVKYFIQNHLTFVVKYHEDPIKNLSKIVGFEIKPFSVKHEYDGIWTHTHLTTCGEPNTYGSPQEVKDRNEIIFTYDVEFEASDLKRESHSDMYLPKVGDWFWTVKSLTIVLFLSGMVAMIMLRTIYRDISKYNQLQTQEEAQEETGWKVVHGDVFRPPSNSDLLCVYVGTGVQLFGTVLVTVVLAALGILSPSNGRRLIRLMLFHWILMGPVAGYTSVRLYKKFDGTEWKRITLSTALMFPATAFAVFFLLNALVWFQGSSRAMPLGTMLLLVFLLFGISVPLAFIGGYAGFRKPAMQDPVRTRKIARQIPEQPWYKNQVLSILIGGFLPFAAVFIEFFFILVSIWYFEFHRIYSFLSIMFAILIVTCAEVSIVQCYFQLRSEDYHWWWRSYLTSASSALYLFLYAVYFLFFKTEITKPASLVLYFGYMLLLSYAFSVLTGAIGFCTCFSFTRLIYSSVKFD
- the LOC107459244 gene encoding transmembrane 9 superfamily member 10 isoform X2 — translated: MARGTLLPQLCISLCTFVLLFAYHASCFYLFDVAPQDFHKGDPLMVKVKELTSTKTHLPYSYYSLPYCHPDQVVDSAETLGEVIQGELIQNSPYLFRMREPQKCKIVCRIVLDTKTAKEFKEKIKDEYRVNMILDNLPLVRGISFPDESSILYSHGFPIGFTGMYAGSKEVKYFIQNHLTFVVKYHEDPIKNLSKIVGFEIKPFSVKHEYDGIWTHTHLTTCGEPNTYGSPQEVKDRNEIIFTYDVEFEASDLKRESHSDMYLPKVGDWFWTVKSLTIVLFLSGMVAMIMLRTIYRDISKYNQLQTQEEAQEETGWKVVHGDVFRPPSNSDLLCVYVGTGVQLFGTVLVTVVLAALGILSPSNGRRLIRLMLFHWILMGPVAGYTSVRLYKKFDGTEWKRITLSTALMFPATAFAVFFLLNALVWFQGSSRAMPLGTMLLLVFLLFGISVPLAFIGGYAGFRKPAMQDPVRTRKIARQIPEQPWYKNQVLSILIGGFLPFAAVFIEFFFILVSIWYFEFHRIYSFLSIMFAILIVTCAEVSIVQCYFQLRSEDYHWWWRSYLTSASSALYLFLYAVYFLFFKTEITKPASLVLYFGYMLLLSYAFSVLTGAIGFCTCFSFTRLIYSSVKFD